From Streptomyces yatensis, one genomic window encodes:
- a CDS encoding class I adenylate-forming enzyme family protein — translation MAARSQRPVNVGRLFHWAAERGKPTVMHLDRPFDIAPDAGTRFDVPALAATVEDAASWLHGAGLRHGDRLAIVKENHYDFILLAAAAARLGALPVMIAPIRSTAHIRTLLTRISPKVLVMGTTVLERMAAAGIPLDDPGMTLVAVGADRPGLPSGTLRIDDVRDGSRPPVRFRGLNEPMLVTHTSGTTGVPKLVVHSPATTLAAVPFRIESYRLPLMTSRPVDVVASGISFAHNRNLSWTNGTLFRGPRKMVILSDPALDSVARMLAEHPPTSLEACPNVFQYWEELADTRPELFAGVRRFISTFDAVHPRTVRKFLGASRTRLPLWAWGVGQSEIAGIAAGVATRSMVRPDKPRAHDATNVGFPPLVRVKVVDPETGRKRSRGKPGLLMVRTKSRCLTYLGEDDRHRAKDRGRWWNTGDLGEYAGYGRIRLIDREVDMIPGMSCIELESTLLDRLDRASEVIVLGVPGQLPIPVLCMRDDALDPQEWDRACRGLPELDKPRLVPWDEMPRTATWKVRRGELREQLLGSSDTYGTGQWT, via the coding sequence ATGGCGGCGCGTTCCCAACGGCCCGTCAACGTAGGCCGGTTGTTCCACTGGGCCGCCGAGCGGGGCAAACCGACGGTCATGCATCTGGACCGGCCCTTCGACATCGCCCCGGATGCCGGCACCCGCTTCGATGTGCCCGCCCTGGCGGCGACGGTGGAGGACGCCGCGAGCTGGCTCCACGGGGCGGGGCTGCGCCACGGCGACCGACTCGCCATCGTCAAGGAGAACCACTACGACTTCATCCTGCTCGCCGCGGCGGCCGCCCGGCTCGGGGCGCTGCCGGTGATGATCGCGCCCATCAGGTCGACCGCGCATATCCGCACCCTGCTCACCAGGATCTCCCCGAAGGTGCTGGTGATGGGCACGACGGTGCTGGAGCGGATGGCCGCCGCCGGTATCCCGCTGGACGATCCGGGGATGACCCTGGTGGCCGTCGGCGCCGACCGCCCGGGGCTGCCCAGCGGAACGCTGCGGATCGACGATGTGCGCGACGGCTCCCGGCCGCCGGTGCGGTTCCGCGGCCTGAATGAACCCATGCTGGTCACCCACACCTCGGGCACCACGGGCGTGCCGAAGCTGGTGGTGCACTCGCCGGCCACCACCCTGGCGGCCGTGCCGTTCCGCATCGAGTCCTACCGGCTGCCGCTCATGACCTCCCGTCCGGTGGACGTGGTGGCCAGCGGGATCTCCTTCGCCCACAACCGCAATCTGTCCTGGACCAACGGGACGCTGTTCCGCGGGCCGCGGAAAATGGTGATCCTCTCCGATCCGGCGCTGGACAGTGTGGCCCGCATGCTGGCCGAGCACCCGCCCACCTCGCTGGAGGCCTGCCCGAACGTCTTCCAGTACTGGGAGGAGCTGGCCGACACCCGGCCCGAACTGTTCGCGGGCGTACGGCGCTTCATCAGCACCTTCGACGCGGTGCACCCGAGGACGGTCCGCAAGTTCCTCGGCGCCTCCCGGACCCGGCTCCCGCTGTGGGCCTGGGGTGTGGGGCAGTCGGAGATCGCGGGCATCGCCGCCGGGGTGGCCACCCGCTCCATGGTCCGCCCGGACAAGCCACGGGCGCATGACGCCACCAACGTCGGGTTCCCGCCGCTGGTCCGGGTCAAGGTCGTGGACCCGGAGACGGGCCGCAAACGGTCCCGGGGGAAGCCGGGGCTGCTGATGGTCAGGACCAAGTCGCGGTGTCTGACCTATCTGGGCGAGGACGACCGGCACCGCGCCAAGGACCGGGGCCGCTGGTGGAACACCGGCGACCTGGGCGAGTACGCGGGCTACGGCCGCATCCGGCTGATCGACCGCGAGGTCGACATGATCCCCGGGATGAGCTGCATCGAGCTGGAGTCCACGCTGCTCGACCGGCTGGACCGGGCCTCCGAGGTGATCGTGCTGGGAGTCCCCGGGCAGCTGCCGATCCCGGTGCTGTGCATGCGCGACGACGCCCTCGACCCGCAGGAGTGGGACCGGGCCTGCCGGGGCCTGCCCGAGCTGGACAAGCCGCGGCTCGTCCCCTGGGACGAGATGCCGCGCACCGCCACCTGGAAGGTGCGCCGGGGGGAGCTGCGCGAACAGCTGCTGGGGTCGAGCGACACCTACGGCACCGGGCAGTGGACCTGA
- a CDS encoding UbiA family prenyltransferase, whose translation MTSLTSGSRSTARTRGGGDVARGLFRLSKIFVYQNHFGWGMAWLTLSPQARDRPGTTAAMLLFLLGSMGIVTCTCATDDLVGFRNGSDARNYKAGDTKRDIRGKPLLSGAVTEREAVRFIACAASVAVLAGIGAFWALDWRAPAVAYVLYGVGFFFSVQYSAGLRLSYHRGGAETLLCLATTAGLLAPYLAVERHWSSPAVLVGLLLGLWLVMVSSYSNVNDAEGDRSVGRRTLAASTGPRVYKTAMVVFVLVSATLICVLALATPWPWWTLLTLLPATVLHTAQLREGPVRGRWLTARKLGLYGYDLGFLGLLAPALFLLA comes from the coding sequence ATGACCTCACTGACCAGCGGCAGCCGCAGTACGGCGCGCACCCGCGGCGGCGGGGACGTGGCGCGCGGTCTGTTCCGGCTGTCGAAGATCTTCGTGTACCAGAACCACTTCGGCTGGGGCATGGCGTGGCTGACCCTGAGCCCGCAGGCGCGGGACCGCCCGGGGACCACCGCCGCCATGCTGCTGTTCCTGCTCGGCTCCATGGGCATCGTCACCTGCACCTGCGCCACCGACGACCTGGTCGGCTTCCGCAACGGCAGCGACGCCCGCAACTACAAGGCCGGTGACACCAAACGCGACATCCGCGGCAAACCGCTGCTCAGCGGGGCGGTCACCGAACGCGAGGCGGTGCGGTTCATCGCCTGCGCGGCCTCGGTCGCGGTGCTCGCGGGGATCGGCGCGTTCTGGGCGCTGGACTGGCGGGCTCCGGCGGTGGCGTACGTCCTCTACGGGGTCGGGTTCTTCTTCAGCGTGCAGTACTCGGCCGGGCTGCGGCTGAGCTACCACCGGGGCGGTGCGGAGACGCTGCTGTGCCTGGCCACCACCGCCGGGCTGCTGGCCCCCTATCTGGCGGTCGAGCGGCACTGGTCCTCCCCCGCGGTGCTGGTGGGCCTGTTGCTGGGGCTCTGGCTGGTCATGGTGAGCAGCTACTCCAACGTCAACGACGCCGAAGGAGACCGCTCGGTGGGCCGCAGAACGCTGGCCGCCTCGACCGGGCCGCGGGTCTACAAGACCGCCATGGTCGTCTTCGTCCTGGTGTCGGCCACGCTGATCTGCGTCCTGGCCCTGGCCACGCCGTGGCCGTGGTGGACCCTGCTGACCCTGCTGCCCGCCACCGTCCTCCATACGGCCCAGCTGCGCGAGGGCCCGGTGCGGGGGCGCTGGCTGACCGCCCGCAAGCTCGGGCTGTACGGCTACGACCTGGGCTTTCTGGGTCTGCTGGCGCCCGCGCTGTTCCTTCTGGCCTAG
- a CDS encoding 4-hydroxybenzoate 3-monooxygenase, with translation MKRLNTQVAIVGAGPGGLLLSHLLQRSGVDSIVLERRSREYVEKRVRAGLLEGGTVDFLREAGLADRLEREGLVHEGFVFRFGSRAHRMPFTELTGRTVHMYGQQELVKDLIRARTAAGARLWFDVPDAEPLGLDTDTPTVRCTVAGEPVEIGCDFVAGCDGFHGVSRRSVPTGTFATYERAYPYAWLGVLAEAPPAAEELIYAVHSRGFALHSMRSPAVSRLYLQVEAGERVENWPDERIWKELHTRLDIDGAPELAEGPVLEKSCVALRGFVTEPMSYGRLFLAGDAAHIVPPTAAKGLNLAVADIKVLATAFAEFYASGDRTALDGYSAACLPGVWQAQEFSDWMSGLLHRPPEGRVFDGRLQDARLEAVVNSPAAARRFAENYVGLARERTPARGGRP, from the coding sequence GTGAAACGCCTGAACACGCAGGTCGCGATCGTCGGGGCGGGACCCGGCGGACTGCTGCTCTCCCATCTGCTCCAGCGGTCCGGCGTGGACTCGATCGTGCTGGAGCGGCGGAGCCGGGAGTACGTGGAGAAGCGGGTGCGGGCCGGGCTGCTGGAAGGCGGCACCGTGGACTTCCTGCGCGAGGCCGGTCTGGCGGACCGGCTGGAGCGCGAGGGGCTGGTCCACGAGGGCTTCGTCTTCCGGTTCGGCTCGCGCGCCCACCGGATGCCCTTCACCGAGCTGACCGGCCGGACCGTCCACATGTACGGCCAGCAGGAGCTGGTGAAGGACCTGATCCGGGCCAGGACGGCGGCCGGGGCGCGGCTGTGGTTCGACGTTCCCGATGCCGAACCCCTGGGTCTGGACACGGACACGCCGACCGTGCGGTGCACGGTGGCGGGCGAACCGGTGGAGATCGGCTGCGACTTCGTCGCGGGCTGCGACGGATTCCACGGGGTCTCCCGCCGGTCCGTGCCGACCGGAACGTTCGCCACCTACGAGCGCGCCTATCCCTACGCCTGGCTCGGCGTGCTGGCCGAGGCCCCGCCCGCCGCCGAGGAGCTGATCTACGCGGTGCACAGCCGGGGCTTCGCGCTGCACAGCATGCGCTCGCCCGCGGTGAGCCGGCTCTATCTGCAGGTGGAGGCCGGTGAGCGGGTGGAGAACTGGCCCGATGAGCGGATCTGGAAGGAGCTGCACACCCGGCTGGACATCGACGGCGCCCCCGAACTGGCCGAGGGGCCGGTCCTGGAGAAGAGCTGTGTGGCGCTCCGCGGCTTCGTCACCGAGCCGATGAGTTACGGGCGGCTGTTCCTGGCCGGTGACGCCGCGCATATCGTGCCGCCGACCGCGGCCAAGGGGCTCAATCTCGCCGTGGCGGACATCAAGGTGCTCGCCACCGCCTTCGCGGAGTTCTACGCGAGCGGCGACCGCACCGCGCTGGACGGCTATTCGGCCGCCTGTCTGCCCGGGGTCTGGCAGGCGCAGGAGTTCTCCGACTGGATGTCGGGGCTGCTGCACCGGCCCCCGGAGGGCCGGGTGTTCGACGGGCGGCTGCAGGACGCCCGGCTCGAGGCCGTGGTGAACTCCCCCGCCGCGGCGCGGAGGTTCGCCGAGAACTATGTGGGCCTGGCGCGGGAGCGGACCCCGGCCCGGGGAGGCCGGCCATGA
- the ispG gene encoding flavodoxin-dependent (E)-4-hydroxy-3-methylbut-2-enyl-diphosphate synthase, whose product MTVDLGLPAAPPPVLGKRRVTRQLGVGTVGVGSDFPVSVQSMTTTVTADVNATLQQIAELTATGCDIVRVACPSQDDADALPQIARKSKIPVIADIHFQPKYVFAAIEAGCAAVRVNPGNIKKFDDKVKEIARAAKDHGTPIRIGVNAGSLDARLMAKHGKATPEALVESALWEAELFAEHDFHDLKISVKHNDPVVMVRAYELLAESCDYPLHLGVTEAGPAFQGTIKSAVAFGALLRQGIGDTIRVSLSAPPMEEVKVGTQILQSLNLRPRKLEIVSCPSCGRAQVDVYKLADQVTAGLEGMEVPLRVAVMGCVVNGPGEAREADLGVASGNGKGQIFVKGKVIKTVPESKIVETLIEEAMRLAEEAGPQDAAESPTVSVL is encoded by the coding sequence ATGACCGTCGATCTCGGCCTGCCCGCCGCGCCGCCACCGGTGCTCGGCAAGCGCCGCGTCACCCGTCAGCTCGGCGTGGGCACGGTGGGGGTCGGCAGCGACTTCCCCGTCTCCGTACAGTCCATGACGACCACCGTCACCGCAGATGTCAACGCCACCCTGCAGCAGATCGCCGAGCTGACCGCGACCGGCTGTGACATCGTGCGGGTGGCCTGCCCCAGCCAGGACGACGCCGACGCCCTGCCGCAGATCGCCCGCAAGTCCAAGATCCCGGTGATCGCCGACATCCACTTCCAGCCCAAGTACGTGTTCGCCGCCATCGAGGCGGGATGTGCGGCGGTGCGGGTGAATCCGGGGAACATCAAGAAGTTCGACGACAAGGTCAAGGAGATCGCCCGGGCGGCGAAGGACCACGGCACCCCGATCCGTATCGGGGTGAACGCCGGCTCACTGGACGCGCGGCTGATGGCCAAGCACGGCAAGGCCACCCCCGAGGCGCTGGTGGAATCGGCGCTGTGGGAGGCGGAGCTCTTCGCCGAACACGACTTCCACGACCTGAAGATCTCGGTGAAGCACAACGATCCGGTGGTCATGGTGCGCGCCTATGAGCTGCTCGCCGAGTCCTGCGACTATCCGCTGCACCTGGGGGTGACCGAGGCGGGCCCCGCGTTCCAGGGCACCATCAAGTCCGCGGTGGCCTTCGGCGCGCTGCTGCGGCAGGGCATCGGCGACACCATCCGGGTGTCGCTGTCGGCGCCTCCGATGGAGGAGGTGAAGGTCGGCACGCAGATCCTGCAGTCGCTCAATCTGCGGCCGCGCAAGCTGGAGATCGTCTCCTGTCCCTCCTGCGGCCGGGCCCAGGTGGATGTGTACAAGCTGGCCGACCAGGTCACCGCGGGACTCGAGGGCATGGAAGTGCCGCTGCGGGTCGCGGTGATGGGATGTGTGGTCAACGGCCCCGGCGAGGCCCGGGAGGCCGATCTCGGTGTCGCCTCGGGCAATGGCAAGGGCCAGATCTTCGTCAAGGGCAAGGTCATCAAGACCGTCCCCGAAAGCAAGATCGTGGAGACCCTCATCGAGGAGGCCATGCGCCTGGCCGAGGAGGCCGGCCCGCAGGACGCCGCCGAGTCCCCCACCGTCAGCGTGCTGTGA
- the dxs gene encoding 1-deoxy-D-xylulose-5-phosphate synthase, whose protein sequence is MTLLETIHGPADIKRLDAGQLTGLADEIRHFLIDKVLRTGGHLGPNLGTVELTIALHRVFDSPRDRILWDTGHQAYVHKILTGRREGFDRLRQKGGLSGYPCRAESEHDTIENSHASTVLSYADGLAKGFRLRGQSDRAVVAVIGDGALTGGMAWEALNNISGAPDRPVVIVVNDNGRSYAPTTGGLATYLAGLRTSPDYERFLEWSKHQLRQTPKLYEALHAVKAGLKDMLAPQGLFADLGLKYLGPVDGHDIAAVEAALRQAAGFGGPVVVHCLTRKGHGYRRAEADEHDHHHAIGASDPATGEPLGSSGPSWTSVFGAELVEIGRERPEVVAVTAAMLRPTGLAAYAEEFPDRVFDVGIAEQHAVTSAAGLAMAGMVPVVAVYSTFLGRGFDQLLMDVALHSCPVVFVLDRAGVTGDDGASHNGMWDLSVLGIVPGLRVAAPRDGATLRGALREAVAVTDGPSAIRFPKGPVGPDLPAVDQHDGIDVLHRSPGDDVLLVSVGAMAATAREAARRLTEEGLGVTVVDPGWIKPVSPSLIKLAEQYRLVVTVEDNLRVGGYGSLLAQELRDAGVPAPVSGFGIPQRFLDHGKRAEILADCGLRPEDLARSIRSRIAADRAPGVRALKEDSR, encoded by the coding sequence ATGACACTGCTGGAGACCATCCACGGTCCCGCCGACATCAAGCGCCTGGACGCCGGCCAACTGACCGGCCTCGCCGATGAGATCAGGCATTTCCTCATCGACAAGGTGCTGCGGACCGGCGGGCACCTGGGGCCCAACCTGGGCACCGTCGAACTCACCATCGCCCTGCACCGCGTCTTCGACTCCCCGCGGGACCGCATCCTGTGGGACACCGGGCACCAGGCGTACGTACACAAGATCCTCACCGGGCGCCGGGAGGGTTTCGACCGGCTCCGGCAGAAGGGCGGCCTGTCCGGCTACCCCTGCCGGGCGGAGTCCGAGCACGACACCATCGAGAACAGCCACGCCTCCACCGTCCTGTCCTACGCGGACGGCCTGGCCAAGGGGTTCCGGTTGCGCGGCCAGAGCGACCGCGCGGTGGTGGCCGTCATCGGGGACGGGGCGCTGACCGGCGGCATGGCCTGGGAGGCGCTGAACAACATCTCGGGCGCCCCGGACCGTCCCGTCGTCATCGTGGTGAACGACAACGGCCGTTCCTACGCACCGACCACCGGCGGCCTCGCCACCTATCTGGCGGGCCTGCGCACCTCCCCCGACTACGAGCGGTTCCTGGAGTGGTCCAAGCACCAGCTGCGGCAGACCCCCAAGCTCTACGAGGCGCTGCACGCGGTCAAGGCGGGGCTGAAGGACATGCTCGCCCCGCAGGGGCTCTTCGCCGACCTGGGCCTGAAGTACCTCGGGCCGGTCGACGGACATGACATCGCGGCGGTGGAGGCCGCCCTGCGGCAGGCCGCGGGGTTCGGCGGGCCGGTCGTGGTGCACTGCCTGACCCGTAAGGGCCACGGCTACCGGCGCGCGGAGGCCGATGAGCACGACCACCACCACGCGATCGGCGCGAGCGACCCGGCGACCGGCGAACCGCTGGGCTCCTCCGGCCCGTCCTGGACCTCGGTCTTCGGCGCGGAGCTGGTCGAGATCGGCCGTGAGCGCCCCGAGGTGGTGGCGGTGACGGCGGCGATGCTGCGGCCCACCGGGCTCGCCGCGTACGCCGAGGAGTTCCCCGACCGGGTCTTCGACGTGGGCATCGCCGAACAGCACGCGGTCACCTCGGCCGCCGGGCTGGCCATGGCCGGGATGGTGCCGGTGGTGGCCGTGTACTCCACGTTCCTGGGCCGCGGCTTCGACCAGCTGCTGATGGACGTGGCTCTGCACTCCTGTCCCGTGGTGTTCGTCCTCGACCGGGCCGGGGTCACCGGTGACGACGGGGCCTCCCACAACGGCATGTGGGATCTGTCGGTGCTCGGGATCGTGCCCGGCCTCAGGGTCGCGGCGCCCCGCGACGGGGCCACCTTGCGCGGCGCGCTGCGCGAGGCGGTGGCGGTCACCGACGGCCCCAGCGCCATCCGGTTCCCCAAGGGGCCGGTGGGGCCCGACCTCCCCGCCGTCGACCAGCACGACGGCATCGATGTGCTGCACCGCTCCCCGGGCGACGATGTCCTGCTGGTGTCCGTGGGCGCCATGGCCGCGACGGCCCGCGAGGCGGCGCGCCGGCTCACCGAGGAGGGGCTGGGCGTCACGGTGGTGGACCCCGGCTGGATCAAACCGGTCAGCCCGTCCCTGATCAAGCTGGCGGAGCAGTACCGGCTCGTCGTCACCGTCGAGGACAACCTGCGCGTCGGGGGCTACGGCTCGCTGCTCGCCCAGGAGTTGCGGGATGCCGGTGTCCCGGCCCCGGTGTCCGGCTTCGGGATTCCGCAGCGCTTCCTGGACCACGGCAAACGCGCCGAGATCCTCGCCGATTGCGGCCTGCGCCCCGAAGACCTCGCCCGTTCCATCCGGTCGCGGATCGCGGCCGACCGTGCGCCGGGTGTCCGGGCGCTCAAGGAGGATTCCCGATGA
- a CDS encoding polyprenyl synthetase family protein → MTAHVMATPRPASAPATTARTALMSLLPRVEERLRTFLSAEYDRWHALDPRSSVPIDGIADLVNAGGKRMRPAFCLSGYLAAGGDPEDHRVIPVAAALELLHACALIHDDVMDESAVRRGAPTVHTSQAALHRERGWQGTAERFGENVAILAGDLALVYSDEIMAQVEPAVAAEWHLLRSELIIGQYMDVAASVEFEPDPETSRWIAIAKSGRYTIHRPLVLGAAVAGRADAAPAFEEYGAALGEAFQLRDDLLDAFGDSEVTGKPSGLDFEQHKMTLLMALAIQRNAHIRELVPAQLRGADHLRELLIETGVRDDVEKHIDGLVERACRAIAAAPLEPEWREELAAMAHEVAYRNA, encoded by the coding sequence GTGACTGCCCATGTGATGGCGACCCCCCGCCCCGCCTCGGCCCCGGCCACCACCGCCCGCACGGCGCTGATGAGCCTGCTGCCCCGGGTCGAGGAGCGGCTGCGCACCTTCCTGTCCGCGGAATACGACCGGTGGCACGCGCTGGACCCGCGCTCCAGCGTCCCCATCGACGGGATCGCCGACCTGGTCAACGCGGGCGGCAAGCGCATGCGCCCGGCGTTCTGCCTGAGCGGCTATCTGGCCGCCGGCGGCGATCCGGAGGACCACCGCGTCATTCCCGTCGCCGCCGCGCTGGAGCTGCTCCACGCCTGCGCGCTGATCCATGACGATGTGATGGACGAGTCCGCGGTGCGCCGCGGCGCGCCGACCGTGCACACCAGCCAGGCCGCGCTGCACCGCGAGCGCGGCTGGCAGGGCACGGCGGAGCGGTTCGGGGAGAACGTCGCGATCCTCGCGGGCGATCTGGCCCTGGTCTACTCCGACGAGATCATGGCCCAGGTGGAGCCCGCGGTCGCCGCCGAGTGGCATCTGCTGCGCTCGGAGCTGATCATCGGCCAGTACATGGACGTCGCGGCGTCCGTGGAGTTCGAGCCCGACCCGGAGACCTCGCGGTGGATCGCCATCGCCAAGTCCGGCCGGTACACCATCCACCGCCCGCTGGTCCTGGGCGCCGCGGTGGCCGGCCGCGCCGACGCGGCGCCGGCCTTCGAGGAGTACGGGGCCGCGCTCGGGGAGGCGTTCCAGCTGCGCGACGACCTCCTGGACGCCTTCGGGGACTCCGAGGTCACCGGCAAGCCGAGCGGTCTGGACTTCGAGCAGCACAAGATGACGCTGCTGATGGCCCTGGCCATCCAGCGCAACGCCCACATCCGGGAGCTGGTGCCCGCTCAGCTGCGGGGCGCCGACCACCTGCGGGAGCTGCTGATCGAGACGGGCGTGCGCGACGACGTCGAGAAGCACATCGACGGGCTCGTGGAGCGGGCCTGCCGCGCCATCGCCGCCGCCCCGCTGGAGCCGGAGTGGCGGGAGGAGCTCGCCGCCATGGCCCACGAGGTCGCCTACCGGAACGCGTGA
- the ispH gene encoding 4-hydroxy-3-methylbut-2-enyl diphosphate reductase has product MHLSTKPSHSDTSAPRKRVILAEPRGFCAGVRRAIAMVERALEVYGPPIYVRKQIVHNHYVVGLLERKGARFVESEFDVPEGAVCLFSAHGVSPAVRAGAADRNLQVIDATCPLVAKVHQQARRVVRDGRVLLLVGHQEHEETEGTRGEAPRETLVVETVEDVERLDLPRDTPVAYLTQTTLSVDETAGIVRALTERFDDIVGPGTDTICYASQNRQNGIKSLARQADLVLVVGSENSSNSQRMVDVAREAGTPAQLVPDVSRLDGGWLEGVATVGVSSGASVPDALVHQLLDRLAEFGHDEVEIESTAVEDVVFSMPLQLTDGIRSDDRERLDDAWSTVPPDAPAGTPRRTM; this is encoded by the coding sequence ATGCACTTAAGCACGAAGCCCTCGCACTCCGATACGAGTGCGCCCCGCAAACGCGTCATCCTCGCCGAACCCCGCGGTTTCTGCGCGGGGGTCCGCCGCGCCATTGCCATGGTGGAGCGGGCGCTCGAGGTATACGGCCCGCCTATTTATGTTCGAAAACAGATCGTCCACAACCACTACGTCGTCGGCCTCCTGGAGCGCAAGGGCGCACGCTTTGTGGAATCGGAATTCGACGTTCCCGAAGGGGCGGTGTGCCTCTTTTCCGCACACGGTGTCTCGCCCGCGGTCCGCGCCGGTGCGGCCGATAGGAACCTGCAGGTCATCGACGCCACCTGCCCTCTGGTGGCCAAGGTCCACCAGCAGGCGCGCCGGGTGGTCCGGGACGGCCGGGTCCTGCTGCTGGTGGGGCACCAGGAACACGAGGAAACGGAAGGCACTCGCGGGGAAGCGCCGCGCGAGACCCTGGTCGTCGAAACCGTCGAGGACGTCGAACGGCTGGACCTGCCCCGGGACACCCCGGTGGCCTATCTGACCCAGACCACCTTGTCGGTGGACGAGACGGCCGGCATCGTCCGCGCCCTCACCGAGCGGTTCGACGACATCGTCGGCCCCGGGACCGACACCATCTGCTACGCCAGCCAGAACCGGCAGAACGGCATCAAGTCCCTTGCCCGGCAGGCCGATCTGGTGCTGGTCGTCGGCTCGGAGAACTCCAGCAACTCCCAGCGGATGGTCGATGTCGCCCGCGAGGCCGGCACCCCCGCCCAGCTGGTCCCGGACGTCTCCCGGCTGGACGGCGGCTGGCTGGAGGGCGTGGCCACCGTCGGCGTCAGCTCCGGCGCCAGCGTCCCGGACGCCCTCGTCCACCAACTCCTCGACCGGCTGGCCGAGTTCGGCCATGACGAGGTCGAGATCGAGTCCACGGCCGTCGAGGACGTGGTCTTCTCCATGCCCCTGCAGCTCACCGACGGCATCCGGTCCGACGACCGGGAACGGCTCGACGACGCCTGGTCGACGGTCCCACCGGACGCACCGGCCGGAACCCCAAGGAGGACGATGTGA